Proteins co-encoded in one Arachis hypogaea cultivar Tifrunner chromosome 13, arahy.Tifrunner.gnm2.J5K5, whole genome shotgun sequence genomic window:
- the LOC112736796 gene encoding probable hydroxyacylglutathione hydrolase 2, chloroplastic, protein MLSKPSSAMPTFPSSSEDRNGFCVWPDVRQLCIRKSLLYGVMRLFSLPLKTLRGASRSLRVDQFCSVVNISSSLQIELVPCLGDNYAYLLHDTDTGTVGVVDPSEAAPIIDVLSKKDRNLTYILNTHYHHDHTGGNTELKERYGAKVIGSEVDNDKIPGIDISLSDGDTWMFAGHEVLIMATPGHTQGHISFYFPGSGAIFTGDTLFSLSCGKLFEGTAEQMLSSLKKIMSLPDNTNIYCGHEHTLSNSEFALSIEPKNEELQLYAAHVAHLRNKGLPTIPTTLKVEKACNPFLRTFSTEIRRKLNIAVTADDAEALRIIRQAKDNF, encoded by the exons ATGCTCTCTAAGCCTTCCTCTGCAATGCCCACCTTCCCTTCTTCCTCTGAG GATAGAAATGGCTTCTGCGTGTGGCCGGATGTGAGACAACTTTGCATTCGAAAGAGTCTTCTATACGGAGTTATGAGACTCTTTTCTTTACCATTGAAAACACTGCGCGGAGCGAGTCGGTCACTGAGAGTAGACCAGTTTTGCAGTGTAGTGAACATTTCCTCCTCATTGCAGATTGAATTG gTGCCTTGCCTTGGGGACAATTATGCATACCTTTTACATGATACAGACACCGGGACAGTTGGTGTCGTTGATCCTTCTGAAGCGGCACCTATCATAGATGTTTTGAGCAAGAAAGATCGAAATTTGACGTATATACTGAACACTCACTACCATCATGATCACACTGGTGGAAATACAGAGTTGAAAGAAAGGTATGGGGCAAAG GTAATTGGTTCGGAAGTAGACAATGACAAAATTCCCGGAATCGATATCTCTTTGAGTGATGGAGATACATGGATGTTTGCAGGCCATGAGGTCCTTATAATGGCTACACCTGGTCACACCCAAG GTCACATAAGTTTCTACTTCCCTGGATCCGGAGCGATTTTCACAGGAGACACCTTGTTCAGCCTATCATGTGGCAAGCTCTTCGAAGGAACCGCTGAACAG ATGTTATCTTCTCTTAAAAAGATCATGTCTTTGCCGGATAATACAAATATATACTGTGGCCATGAGCACACACTG AGTAATTCTGAGTTTGCATTGTCTATAGAACCCAAAAACGAGGAACTTCAATTGTATGCTGCACATGTGGCACACCTTAGGAATAAAGGCTTGCCGACG ATTCCAACTACGTTGAAGGTAGAAAAGGCTTGCAATCCATTCCTTCGCACGTTTAGCACTGAAATCCGGCGGAAGTTAAATATTGCAGTCACGGCAGATGATGCAGAAGCGCTGCGAATTATCCGGCAAGCGAAggataatttttag
- the LOC112736795 gene encoding 3beta-hydroxysteroid-dehydrogenase/decarboxylase: protein MAAAVDDRFADLQNPKTCVVLGGRGFLGRSLVLKLLNFGNWIVRVADSAESIQLHASEALLSDALSSARASYFHLELRDKLNVAKVLEGASVVFYMDVAGLNPNDFYSCYTLIVQGAKNVISACRECKVKRLIYNSSADVVFDGFHDIHNGDESLPYPWKIENVLSDFKAQAEALILSANDIDGLLTCALRPCNVFGPGDTEFVPFFLDLARFGFAKYIIGTGDNMSDFTFYENVAHAHICAEEALNFQTVSVAGKAFFITNFEPMKFWEFLSLLLEGLGYQRPLTKLPVNLVQFVLSVLKWMHDKLGSGGFSYPLLVHFFQLATHTRTFSCTAARRELAYLPIISLEEGIALTIDSFSHLARELSISGCCDSTEQSKAAKLLGGGKVADVLLWRNEKTSFACFIVMVLLFYWFFLSGSPFISSAAKFLMLVTFLLFGWGTLPANLFGFQTKRISSSSFKISNSEMKGSVTTTVNQWNNNYKTIRRLRQGEDWLTFFKIAIPLYFLKLILSAHKLTTFVGIGLVFAFTAFFIYEQYQSEIDLLAEILFAQLNALMRYLMRVLSDLTSRLLQKFGKARSYKEPEVKELR, encoded by the exons ATGGCGGCGGCGGTGGACGACAGGTTCGCCGATTTGCAGAACCCTAAGACGTGCGTCGTTTTGGGCGGCAGAGGCTTCCTCGGTAGATCGCTGGTACTTAAGCTTCTCAATTTCGGTAACTGGATCGTCCGAGTCGCCGATTCCGCCGAGTCAATTCAGCTCCACGCTTCCGAGGCTCTTCTCTCTGATGCTCTCTCTTCTGCTCGCGCCTCTTACTTTCACCTCGAACTTAGGGATAAACTCAACGTAGCCAAAG TTCTCGAAGGTGCTTCGGTTGTCTTTTATATGGATGTTGCTGGCTTGAATCCGAATGACTTCTATAGTTGCTATACTCTTATAGTGCAAG GTGCCAAGAATGTCATTAGTGCTTGCAGAGAATGTAAAGTGAAACGCCTGATTTATAACAGCTCCGCGGATGTAGTATTTGATGGTTTCCATGATATACATAATGGAGATGAATCATTGCCATATCCATGGAAA ATTGAAAACGTGTTAAGTGACTTTAAGGCTCAAGCAGAGGCATTGATCCTCAGTGCCAATGACATTGATGGCTTGTTGACATGTGCTCTTCGTCCTTGTAATGTTTTTGGACCTGGTGACACGGAGTTTGTGCCATTTTTTCTTGACTTGGCAAGATTTGGATTTGCAAAG TATATTATAGGGACTGGCGATAATATGTCAGACTTTACCTTTTATGAGAATGTTGCTCATGCCCATATATGTGCAGAAGAAGCCTTAAACTTTCAAACAGTCTCTGTGGCTGGAAAG GcattttttattactaattttgagcctatgaaGTTCTGGGAATTTCTCTCACTTTTGTTGGAAGGTCTTGGATATCAAAG GCCACTCACCAAACTTCCTGTCAATTTGGTGCAATTCGTTCTCTCAGTTTTAAAGTGGATGCATGACAAGTTGGGGTCCGGAGGCTTCAGTTATCCTTtgttagttcatttttttcagtTAGCAACACACACCAGAACTTTCAGCTGCACCGCAGCTCGGAGAGAACTTGCATACTTACCAATAATCTCCCTTGAG GAAGGGATCGCATTAACCATAGATTCGTTCTCTCATCTAGCCAGAGAGCTATCTATTTCAGGATGCTGTGATTCCACTGAACAGTCAAAAGCAGCTAAACTGCTTGGAGGTGGAAAAG TGGCTGATGTTTTGTTGTGGAGAAATGAAAAGACATCCTTTGCATGTTTCATTGTGATGGTTTTGTTATTTTACTGGTTTTTCCTCTCTGGAAGCCCTTTTATATCATCTGCTGCCAAATTCTTGATGCTTGTCACATTTCTTCTCTTTGGATGGGGTACTCTACCAGCAAACCT ATTTGGGTTTCAAACAAAAAGGATATCCTCCTCTAGTTTTAAGATATCTAATTCAGAAATGAAAGGTTCAGTTACAACTACAGTGAATCAGTGGAACAACAATTATAAAACTATAAGGAGACTGCGTCAAGGGGAAGACTGGTTGACGTTCTTCAAG ATTGCAATTCCACTTTACTTTCTGAAGTTGATCTTGTCAGCGCATAAGTTGACGACATTTGTAGGGATAG GTTTGGTATTTGCATTCACTGCATTTTTTATTTACGAGCAATACCAATCAGAAATTGATTTATTAGCGGAAATTCTTTTCGCTCAATTGAATGCACTCATGAGATACTTGATGCGTGTTTTATCTGATTTGACTTCGCGTCTTCTGCAAAAATTTGGCAAGGCTCGGTCTTACAAGGAACCAGAAGTAAAGGAACTAAGATAG